In the Clostridium gelidum genome, CTTAATAAAAGATTGGAGAAAGCAGGGCTTTTAAAAAATACTACTATAGAAAAATGGTTATTTAAGAAGAGCATGCTTTTATTAGCATTATCAACAATAATAGGACTATTATCTTTTATGGTTGATCCGAATATTATCAAGGCTGTTTTTATTGGATTGCTTATTGCATTATCTGTAAATACTTTCTTCAACTTTTATTTATCAAAAAGAATTGAAACAAGAAAAAAGATAATTTTAAAGGATTTACCTTATACTTTGGATTTAATTACAGTTAGTGTAGAAGCAGGTCTATCTTTTGATGGGGCTTTGGCTAGGGTTATAAGTAATATAAGTGGAGAACTTTGTGATGAATTTGCAAAGAGCCTTAAAGAAATCAGAATGGGAATAGAACGTAAGGTAGCGCTTAGGAGTATGAGTGACCGTTGTGATGTAAAGGCACTTTCTATGCTTGTTACTTCTATAATTCAGGCAGATGAATTAGGGGTAAGCTTAAGCAGAGTACTGAGAATTGAATCTGAAAATTTGAGAGAGAATAGGAAACAAGTAGCGCGTGAAAAAGCTATGAAAGCTCCTATTAAGATGTTGTTTCCATTAGTATTCTTTATATTTCCAACTATCTTTGTAATTATCTTAGGTCCAGCTGTTATAAGAATGATTACTATATTTACTAAGGGGTGAATACACATGGTTAAAACATTAGTATATGAATGCGTGAGCATAGCTAAAATATTTGTAGCAGATAGTTTTATAAAAAGATTTTTAGGGTTTATGTTTCGGAAAGAGCCACATCATGAAGCTATTTTGATTAAGCCTTGTAACAGTATTCATACATTTTTTATGAGATTTTCTATTGATGTATTATTTATTAATGAGAATATGGAAGTAATTAAAAAAATAGAGGGTATTAAACCAGGAAAAGTTATAATGCCACAGAAAAAAAGTACAATGGTTATAGAAGGTAGGGAAGGAATATTTAAAAA is a window encoding:
- a CDS encoding type II secretion system F family protein, with amino-acid sequence MLYIAIFIFFLSIFSLLYGIFSILNKNKIEIEKRINQIQELHRINEDKIESKSFSERTMKPFYQSLSKYLLKMTPSHKIVMLNKRLEKAGLLKNTTIEKWLFKKSMLLLALSTIIGLLSFMVDPNIIKAVFIGLLIALSVNTFFNFYLSKRIETRKKIILKDLPYTLDLITVSVEAGLSFDGALARVISNISGELCDEFAKSLKEIRMGIERKVALRSMSDRCDVKALSMLVTSIIQADELGVSLSRVLRIESENLRENRKQVAREKAMKAPIKMLFPLVFFIFPTIFVIILGPAVIRMITIFTKG
- a CDS encoding DUF192 domain-containing protein, which produces MVKTLVYECVSIAKIFVADSFIKRFLGFMFRKEPHHEAILIKPCNSIHTFFMRFSIDVLFINENMEVIKKIEGIKPGKVIMPQKKSTMVIEGREGIFKNIKEGKKLIMLK